Genomic window (Helianthus annuus cultivar XRQ/B chromosome 3, HanXRQr2.0-SUNRISE, whole genome shotgun sequence):
CTGATACCATTCACGGGTCTCTTAGAGTCACGGTTCAAGGTGAGGTTATAGAACAATCATTTGGTGAAGAACATTTGTGTTTTAGAACGCTTCAGAGGTTTTGTGCGGCTACGCTTGAGCACGGGAACCCCCCAATCTCACCGCAATCCGAGTGGCGTGCACTTATGGATGAGATGGCAGTTCAAGGTGTTACGATTTGAATACTATATATTATTGGTTTTATCAAATGTGTATCATGCTTAATGTGAGATGTTTAGTGACTACAGGTGCAAATGAGTTGAGGACCTGTTAATTGACTAAGGTGGCTGATTTAAGTGATCAAGTTGTGGATATGGGTCAACTAAGCGGTGTTATTTAGCAATGAGTTTATCATTGAAAAAAGCCAAGATGTGTCGTGAAAGTTTCATTTAATTTTATGATCTATAGTTGATCCAAACCTTTTCGTTTAAGAAGACGACGTTTTGTAAGATAAGAGTGACGGGTTAGGTTTTGTAAGCTAAAAACTTAATGCTTTACGTCAACATTTGTAATAGATATCATAATTGGAACTGATATCAGTTGGAacacccgccgcaacgcgcgggcattcccactagtATTATACAAGAAGAAGAGTATTTATAAGGAAAAATGGATAAAAGATTTCTATTTGTCACACCTGAGATATGCTCCTGAAGCAGCAGTTCATTAGAAAGtacaaaaagtttgaaatgattCTACATTTGTATGACCGAATAATGAATAAAAGTTATAAAGCTTGTTTCGGTTCGACTACATTCTTTGAAGTGAATATGACTTTATATTGAGTGATGTAAAGATAACGATCATGGAGATAATATTATGATGATGAGATCGATCATGAGAATTGTAGTGATACCACCATGAATATTGTATGGGTATAATATATTCCTTGAATAGAATATGATGATATAATAATTGGTGTAAAGTTCGTGATGATGGTAATTGAGGAAATTGTTATGATGATCATGTAATAAGATCAACCATGTTAATAGTGCAATGACTATACAATGATCGTTATAAAGATCATGATCATGGTACTGAGGAAATTGTAATAATCCTCATGTTGACAACCATTTTAATATTGAAATCGACCACAAAAAGTGGCACACTTAGGGAGTGATTATATGCACATAAAACATGGGACACATGTTATACCATGAATGTTGAAATAATATTACATTATTCTCTCATACTTTCTATCGTGTATTGAACAAACACGATTCTAACTAAAACGAAGTTTATGGATCATGATTGTTTAATTCAATGGCATGACTGGTCAGACCATCCCGAGTCATTGATGATGTGAAACATATTGAAGAACTGGAAggaactagaagattcttcaagttGGTAATTAGCATGCAATATTTGCTCTCAAGAGAAATTCATTATTTACCAACCAAAGTAGGGTAAGAatccctaaatattctggaagtgattaaaggatatgcatatcccaacatgataccatttagtgttttaaatcgatgcatcgtctaaatggttatcaaatccacaacctgaagtttgtgtgagtatgacttagctaatgtgatagcaagcatattaatccagattagtatatttatttaGTAATAATGAAtttgattcccaagttattaacgaTCATTGGAATATGTATTACTGTTGAGATGATCACTAAACATCTACTATTGATAACAAATCCAATGATCATGAGATGAGCAAAAGTTtatttaggtacatgtaattttatatatagtactaTCAATTCAtatcaagccaataagttatagttctccccatacagttggtttttggttagGAACCAAATATGTCTCATCAacgattttggttgtgcgacatatattgaaactcatccaccacaccgcacaaagatgggagttttaaaaagtttgagaatatgttgggtataaataatcgtctctgattaaatacttaaagccattagtaagaaattcgtttatggctcatttggttttcactttagtgaatgaatgttcccaacattagggggagataacaagcagttggaaagtgaaaagtgaaatgaattatcattTCATCTTTatcctcagactataaactatgaactagaagtttaaagtataattcatttaccaatattgaagaacaaattaccagacaagttcactgacctaaatagagtgaccaagtaagtcacataatcaactgcttatgctccagttatctttgtgtcccaagaggacaaccacatcTTTTTGTAATGAGTCTAGAGCAACAGCCAATGATGAGTATCCCTACAACATAAGAATAACAACTGATATTGGTAATAGGCATTCTCATGGTCACAAAGAAAAtaacatgtatatacatacacACGTACGGTGTAGACTCCAACTTCTATGCATCTCTTTGCCCCGAGAATCTGGACAAGCATCGCAAGTAGTTGTGCTTGATCAGGGGATACCTAGTAACAGACAATATAAATATGACGTAAGACCAAACACCACAGAAACAAACCGTAAACAGAACCAAAATACCACCTGCATTTGACTACCACGCATGGTCGCAGTCTCCTCTCTAAGTTCTCTTAGAATCTGCAAATTGTTCCTTCTTTCACTCATATTCAATAAACCAAAAACCGAAATTCATAAATGAGTTTCCGTCTCTTACCGGTGGTTCTCTAACATTAGCGAGCAAGTAGTCGTACATCCGCGGTGTAAGACTGATCACCTGCTTATTGCCATAGTTGTGGTCACTGGCTGCAGTGGTCAAAGCCTTGTGACTCAAACAACTGGTGGTCAAATTGGCTGACTTTTGTTGACCAAATGGAAGGAAATTAGGTTTAACAAAGGTAGTGCAATGAGTGCAGCACAGTCTGTTAGGGACAAAGGTGGATAATGGTGGAAACATCCACCCAACATGAATCACTGAAGCAGTCATTAATTACACACTAAGCAACTGCATTTAagtgaaattaaaaaaaaaaaaaaacatattgtgGTGGTTAGATTCATGtaattcatacaattgtgttgaATGATTTGAGAAAAATGATATCTTAAAAAGGGTTTTATTCACTACTTAATTACCTCTTGAAAGTTGGATGAATGATAGCAAATTGAAACAGAGGAAACTTCAAAGTTGCAGGTTTCGTTGGGGTTTTAGATGAACCAACGGATGCAAGCTTCGGTCTctggattttttattttattttagggtTAGTTGGAAAAAGCAAGTAgaaacatttttattttattttattttattttattttaaagtaGGTTAtgacctcgtgtattacacgggttaagtaaataaaatatcaaatagttaataacgaagatttaacaattataaaacgatattttaaGACATTGTTTTGATATCCgaacaaaattttgttttatgtatgatcaaaacttgtgatgtttgtcaagtttataaatatgaaaGCATTTCAACCATCGATTAGAATACAAACTGTATCACCGACTTTCTCACGACGTGaacccaagttttatttaaataacagTAGTCTTAATTTATCAGTTCTAAAAATATTGTTGAAATATTTGGATTAGGCATATAGCAATTAGCTAATTAGATACACTTATagctacaaaataatatttaaattagtTAGATAAgtataagagttaattactgttttcgtccctgaggtttgtcaaaaataacggtttcagtccattagtttaaaaattgcgatttcagtccattagtttcattttcgtaaccatttcagtccactaacttaactccatccatttattttgttaactttaagttaactaactaattcagggacggtttgcgtcagttttagaaacacaggaacttaagtgtaaactctaaaacattaaaacaaaaaaaatagtaaattccaaaaaatcaaaaaaattccaaaaaaaccaaacaaattccaaaaaattctaaaaaataataaaaattctaaaaaatcataaaaattctaaaaaattctaaaaaatccaaaaaatccgtttcggcgcgaactgtttcgaacccaaaccgtttcgagcttaaccgtttcgacgcgaaccgtttcgacccgtaccgtttcgacccgaaccgttttgagctgaaccgtccgtaccgtttcgaccggaaccgtttcgagctgaaccgtttcgacgcgaaccgtttcgacccgtaccgtttcgagccgaaccgtttcgacccgtaccgtttcgacccgtaccgtttcgaagccgaaccgcttcgagctgaaccgtttcgaaccgaaccgtttcgacccgtaccgtttcgaagccgaaccgtttcaagccgtaccgtttcgaaccgaaccgtttcgagctgaaccgtttcgaaccgaaccgtgccgtatcgaaccgaaccgtttcaagatgtaccgtttcgacgcgaaccgtgccgtatcgaaccgtgccgtatcgaaccgaaacagttcggcttcgaaacggtacggcttcgaaacggttcgggttgaaacggtacggttcgatacggttcagctcgaaacggttcggttcgatacggcacggttcggttcgaaacggttcagctcgaaacggttcggttcgaaacggcacggcttgaaacggtttggcttcgaaacggtacgggtcaaaacggttcggttcgaaacggttcagctcgaaacggttcggcttcgaaacgtgtcacaccccgatttccacgtgtcaccggtgggcccggtgtcgggtacagtgacgtagttggcatcgtcatagacaatcaacacaatataataa
Coding sequences:
- the LOC110928484 gene encoding tricin synthase 1 isoform X2, giving the protein MTASVIHVGWMFPPLSTFVPNRLCCTHCTTFVKPNFLPFGQQKSANLTTSCLSHKALTTAASDHNYGNKQVISLTPRMYDYLLANVREPPILRELREETATMRGSQMQVSPDQAQLLAMLVQILGAKRCIEVGVYTVRVDTHHWLLL
- the LOC110928484 gene encoding tricin synthase 1 isoform X1 yields the protein MTASVIHVGWMFPPLSTFVPNRLCCTHCTTFVKPNFLPFGQQKSANLTTSCLSHKALTTAASDHNYGNKQVISLTPRMYDYLLANVREPPILRELREETATMRGSQMQVSPDQAQLLAMLVQILGAKRCIEVGVYTGYSSLAVALDSLQKDVVVLLGHKDNWSISS